A part of Setaria viridis chromosome 8, Setaria_viridis_v4.0, whole genome shotgun sequence genomic DNA contains:
- the LOC117866507 gene encoding uncharacterized protein yields the protein MRPLDDKECYSYTTNGAAANGRPQRKNPAPSRPKPTPSKWDDAQKWLVGMSGGRADGFHGGTAKPRNSNGDDRRLLGSSSQNGRVSCSSVDGALEYSMVVTAPPTPPQLGEGDDAGETKKIDCMVQQHGLPVAVIRSVCLRDMGTEMTPIASKEPSRTATPLRASTPVARSPISSRSSTPARRRQEGPVGVATAVAGTTEPMAAGEVGVAGEEGPVDGQGHVPSANSLESRAVAWDEAERAKFTARYKREEVKIQAWENHEKRKAEMEMKKMQMKADQIKARAQEKLANRLAATRRIAEEKRANAEAKLNESAARTSEKANYIRRTGHLPSSFFKMPCLCG from the exons ATGCGGCCGTTGGACGACAAGGAGTGCTACAGCTACACCACCAACGGGGCGGCGGCCAACGGGCGGCCGCAGCGCAAGAATCCAGCGCCGTCCCGGCCCAAGCCGACGCCGTCCAAGTGGGACGACGCGCAGAAATGGCTCGTTGGCATGtccggcggccgcgccgacgGGTTCCACGGCGGCACGGCCAAGCCCAGGAACTCCAACGGAGACGACCGGCGCCTCCTCGGTTCGTCCTCGCAGAACGGCCGCGTGTCCTGCAGCAGCGTGGACGGTGCGCTGGAGTACAGCATGGTGGTGACGgcgcccccgacgccgccgcagcTGGGCGAGGGCGACGACGCTGGGGAGACCAAGAAGATCGACTGCATGGTGCAGCAGCACGGCTTGCCCGTGGCGGTCATCCGGTCCGTGTGCCTGCGGGACATGGGGACGGAGATGACGCCGATCGCCAGCAAGGAGCCGTCCAGGACAGCCACGCCCCTGCGTGCGTCCACGCCTGTCGCGCGGAGCCCAATATCGTCGAGGTCGTCCACCCCAGCGAGGAGACGCCAGGAAGGGCCCGTGGgcgtcgccaccgccgttgCAGGGACGACCGAGCCGATGGCGGCAGGCGAGGTCGGTGTTGCCGGCGAGGAGGGCCCTGTGGACGGTCAGGGTCACGTGCCCAGCGCGAACTCGCTGGAATCCCGCGCGGTGGCCTGGGATGAGGCGGAACGGGCCAAGTTCACGGCGAG GTATAAGCGTGAAGAGGTAAAGATACAGGCCTGGGAGAACCATGAGAAGAGAAAGGCTGAGATGGAGATGAAGAAAATGCAG ATGAAGGCTGATCAGATCAAAGCACGGGCTCAAGAGAAGCTGGCGAACCGGCTGGCCGCGACGCGGCGGATAGCCGAGGAGAAGCGGGCAAATGCGGAGGCGAAGCTCAACGAAAGTGCGGCGAGGACGTCAGAGAAGGCCAACTATATCAGGAGGACAGGGCACCTACCGTCCTCTTTTTTCAAGATGCCTTGCTTGTGTGGCTGA